The Corallococcus exiguus genome has a segment encoding these proteins:
- a CDS encoding DUF3014 domain-containing protein — MSSSENAPLPPSVIRTLRWPLGIAAVVALLGGSSYFFLRTSEPPPAPTPTIAEPTPPAPPPPPAVQLSGTDVRVRDLLKGLSSDADYARWLSSEDLSRRFAASVNLVAEGQSPRMPLSFMAPTGTFRVTKRHGHTVAASESHTRYDGVARVITSLDAKKAGQVYQELKPLLDAAHAELAPPGRSLDATLSQAIGRLTRVSVPKTPPELTTKGALYVYADPNLEALGAAEKHLLRMGPENMRKVQAKLTELAAALGLPSQEQARRP, encoded by the coding sequence ATGAGCTCCAGCGAAAACGCCCCCCTCCCGCCGTCTGTCATCCGTACCCTGCGCTGGCCCCTGGGCATCGCCGCCGTCGTGGCGCTCCTGGGCGGTTCGAGCTACTTCTTCCTGCGCACGTCGGAGCCGCCTCCCGCCCCCACGCCGACAATCGCCGAGCCCACGCCTCCGGCACCGCCTCCGCCCCCGGCGGTGCAGCTCTCCGGCACCGACGTTCGCGTGAGGGACCTGTTGAAGGGACTCTCCAGCGACGCGGACTACGCGCGCTGGCTGTCCTCCGAGGACCTGTCCCGCCGCTTCGCCGCGTCCGTGAACCTGGTTGCCGAAGGCCAGAGCCCGCGCATGCCGCTTTCCTTCATGGCGCCCACCGGGACCTTCCGCGTGACAAAGCGTCACGGCCACACGGTGGCGGCGTCGGAAAGCCATACCCGTTACGACGGCGTGGCCCGCGTCATCACCTCGCTGGACGCGAAGAAGGCGGGACAGGTGTATCAGGAGCTCAAGCCGCTGCTGGACGCCGCCCACGCGGAGCTGGCCCCGCCGGGCCGGAGCCTGGATGCGACCCTGTCGCAGGCCATCGGACGTCTCACCCGGGTCTCCGTCCCCAAGACGCCTCCGGAACTCACGACGAAGGGAGCGCTCTACGTCTACGCGGATCCGAACCTGGAAGCGCTGGGTGCGGCGGAGAAGCACCTGCTGCGCATGGGACCGGAGAACATGCGCAAGGTGCAGGCGAAGCTCACCGAACTGGCGGCCGCCCTGGGCCTGCCGTCGCAAGAGCAGGCCCGCAGGCCGTAG
- a CDS encoding OmpA family protein: protein MNRTHLVLLLSVIGLTGCARRAANTSTADAATHPPAPTASDRGNAARPTPDDEEQALAALNASPIYFPLDSSMLPSEATDELSRIAQALRQRGLAKVTVAGHTCELGTTEYNIALGQRRAASVRAYLVNLGVEPGRISVISYGEERPADPNAPEKNRRAEFSFRLAEQARAGDL from the coding sequence ATGAACCGAACCCACCTGGTCCTCCTGCTGTCAGTGATTGGCCTCACCGGTTGCGCGAGGCGCGCGGCCAACACGAGCACCGCCGACGCGGCGACCCACCCGCCGGCCCCGACCGCCAGCGACCGTGGCAACGCGGCGCGGCCCACGCCCGACGACGAGGAGCAGGCGCTCGCGGCGCTCAACGCCTCGCCCATCTACTTCCCACTCGACTCCTCCATGCTCCCGTCGGAGGCCACCGACGAGCTGTCGCGCATCGCCCAGGCCCTGCGTCAGCGAGGCCTCGCGAAGGTGACGGTGGCGGGCCACACCTGTGAGCTGGGCACGACGGAATACAACATCGCGCTGGGCCAGCGCCGCGCCGCCAGCGTGCGCGCCTACCTGGTGAACCTGGGCGTCGAGCCCGGGCGCATCTCCGTCATCTCCTACGGAGAAGAGCGGCCCGCGGACCCGAACGCCCCGGAGAAGAACCGCCGCGCGGAGTTCTCCTTCCGCCTGGCCGAACAGGCCCGCGCCGGCGATCTGTAA
- a CDS encoding sigma-54-dependent transcriptional regulator, with translation MPSSARILVVDDHEEMGQMLKEPLTDAGYRVDLSTGGADAIAQLRARVYDVVLCDLRMEEVDGLDVLAAARRHDPELPVLLMTAFGAVESAVEAMKRGAYHYLTKPFRLDEVLLHVGRALESRRMRTEHRDLKRQVAQRGGLGSLLGHSVPMRTLYELIDRVAASEAPVLIRGESGSGKELVARALHSEGPRSQAPFVAVNCTALPHALLESELFGHIKGAFSGATTTRRGLFVEADGGTLFLDEIGDMPPELQAKLLRVLQDGEVRAVGADGSRRVDVRILAATHQDLDARVKEGRFRADLYYRLNVVSLRVPPLRERTEDIPNLAEHFVAQARARNPRSSVTALAPEVVATLSRMPWPGNVREMENLVERLVVLGAQPTVDLAQLRLHTSEAAPEVHPLAAAHGQVVPLRQLEGEYIAWVVARCGGNKTRAAELLGIDVSTIHRREKTDSGVSQR, from the coding sequence ATGCCGTCTAGTGCGCGCATCCTCGTGGTGGATGACCACGAGGAGATGGGACAGATGTTGAAGGAGCCCCTCACGGACGCGGGCTACCGCGTGGACCTGTCCACGGGGGGCGCGGACGCCATCGCCCAGCTGAGGGCCCGCGTCTACGACGTCGTCCTGTGCGACCTGCGCATGGAAGAGGTGGACGGGCTGGACGTGCTCGCGGCGGCGCGCCGGCACGACCCGGAGCTCCCGGTGCTCCTCATGACGGCCTTCGGCGCGGTGGAGAGCGCCGTGGAGGCGATGAAGCGCGGCGCCTACCACTACCTCACCAAGCCCTTCCGCCTGGACGAGGTGCTGCTCCACGTCGGGCGCGCGCTGGAGTCCCGCCGCATGAGGACCGAGCACCGCGACCTCAAGCGACAGGTGGCCCAGCGCGGCGGCCTGGGCTCGCTCCTGGGACACAGCGTGCCCATGCGGACGCTCTACGAGCTCATCGACCGCGTGGCGGCCTCGGAGGCGCCGGTGCTCATCCGAGGCGAGAGCGGCAGCGGCAAGGAGCTGGTCGCCAGGGCGCTCCACTCCGAAGGGCCCCGGAGTCAGGCGCCCTTCGTGGCGGTCAACTGCACCGCCCTGCCCCACGCCCTGCTGGAGAGCGAGCTGTTCGGCCACATCAAGGGCGCCTTCAGCGGCGCCACCACCACGCGCCGGGGCCTCTTCGTGGAAGCGGACGGAGGCACGCTCTTCCTCGACGAAATCGGGGACATGCCTCCGGAGCTCCAGGCGAAGCTGCTGCGCGTCCTCCAGGACGGCGAAGTTCGCGCAGTGGGCGCGGATGGCTCGCGCCGCGTGGACGTGCGCATCCTGGCCGCCACGCATCAGGACCTGGACGCGCGGGTGAAGGAAGGCCGCTTCCGGGCGGACCTCTACTACCGGCTCAACGTCGTCTCACTCCGCGTGCCGCCGCTGCGCGAGCGCACGGAGGACATCCCGAACCTCGCGGAGCACTTCGTGGCGCAGGCCCGCGCCCGCAATCCGCGCTCCTCCGTCACCGCCCTGGCCCCGGAGGTCGTGGCCACGCTCTCGCGCATGCCCTGGCCCGGGAACGTGCGGGAGATGGAGAACCTGGTCGAGCGCCTGGTTGTCCTGGGAGCGCAGCCCACCGTGGACCTGGCCCAGCTGCGCCTGCACACCTCGGAGGCCGCGCCGGAGGTCCACCCGCTGGCCGCGGCCCACGGACAGGTGGTGCCGCTGAGACAGCTGGAGGGTGAATACATCGCGTGGGTGGTCGCCCGCTGTGGAGGCAACAAGACGCGCGCGGCGGAGCTGTTGGGGATTGATGTCTCCACCATCCACCGCAGGGAGAAGACCGACAGCGGCGTTTCGCAACGCTAG
- a CDS encoding sensor histidine kinase, with product MHRLLAPLVLLLVALASVAGGAVWFIQRDRQALVEQFGRDRQAQLEEAASGVARSLEDLGDNLRFASELLAQPGSAGDHHNELRALLESVGQYRAIAVLGPDGEERLFLVDHKSRHLPREAVHPPALADTARQALTAPVGHVIPSPPIEGASSGWMRVFAIRIDSDTPGGGGVVAILVDTEPIFAPLRMVTVEENTRLLLLGAHGTPAPMSDPALASWHRRLGEPEGKLVPGLRTLVARMRAGASGSLRINEAEASRLGLGSADAVATFRPLRMRGEASWSVATLSSTSALRAHERTLVLRLSLAALLVAVFLVAFGTYVVLANRREVALQESLRHAAKFAHLHEKTQKILDHIPTGILALDREGRISAVNQALRARLPATAVGSTLPEAFPTAPMAAVQRLTAMVLAARDKGAVHSLHGEPLSLFNDKDQFNVHAVPLEHGDGEASTLLVLEDLSNVRMLEDQLLRAEKLATVGVLAAGVAHEIGTPLGIIRGHAEYMLQKVGGVEHPQGRGLNSIVTQIDRVSRIIRQLLDLSRLQPARAGVVPLAPLVRGLQELLDVEAERRHVHFELDVPERLPSLAADADQLQQVLLNLALNACDACSPGGHVRLSATTCMAGDTPAVEIRVQDDGRGIAPEHLHQVFDPFFTTKKRGQGTGLGLSVVAQIVRNHGGQVGVESEPGRGTVFTLRWPVAAAPGWEERHAV from the coding sequence ATGCACCGCCTCCTCGCCCCCCTCGTCCTCCTGCTCGTTGCCCTGGCCAGCGTGGCGGGCGGAGCCGTGTGGTTCATCCAGCGCGACCGGCAGGCGCTCGTGGAGCAGTTCGGGCGCGACCGGCAGGCCCAGTTGGAGGAGGCCGCCAGTGGCGTCGCCCGGTCGCTGGAGGACCTGGGGGACAACCTGCGCTTCGCGAGCGAGCTGCTCGCCCAACCCGGGTCCGCCGGAGACCATCACAACGAGCTGCGTGCCCTGTTGGAGTCCGTGGGCCAGTACCGGGCCATCGCCGTGCTGGGTCCGGACGGCGAGGAGCGGCTCTTCCTGGTCGACCACAAGTCGCGCCACCTGCCGAGGGAGGCCGTCCATCCTCCGGCGCTCGCGGACACCGCGCGGCAGGCGCTCACGGCTCCGGTGGGGCACGTCATCCCCTCGCCCCCCATCGAAGGCGCGTCCTCCGGTTGGATGCGCGTCTTCGCCATCCGCATCGACTCCGACACGCCCGGAGGCGGAGGCGTCGTCGCCATCCTCGTGGACACCGAACCCATCTTCGCGCCGCTGCGCATGGTGACGGTGGAGGAGAACACGCGGCTGCTCCTCCTGGGCGCCCACGGCACGCCCGCGCCCATGAGCGACCCGGCGCTCGCGTCCTGGCACCGGCGGCTGGGTGAACCCGAGGGGAAGCTCGTGCCGGGCTTGCGCACCCTGGTGGCGCGGATGCGCGCGGGCGCGTCCGGGTCGCTGCGGATCAACGAGGCGGAGGCCTCGCGCCTGGGCCTGGGGTCCGCGGACGCGGTGGCCACGTTCCGTCCCCTGCGCATGCGAGGCGAGGCCTCCTGGTCCGTGGCCACGCTCTCCTCCACCAGCGCCCTGCGCGCCCACGAGCGCACCCTGGTGCTGCGCCTGTCATTGGCCGCGCTCCTCGTGGCGGTGTTCCTGGTCGCGTTCGGGACCTACGTGGTGCTCGCCAACCGCCGGGAGGTGGCGCTCCAGGAGAGCCTTCGCCACGCCGCGAAGTTCGCGCACCTGCACGAGAAGACACAGAAGATCCTCGACCACATCCCCACGGGCATCCTGGCCCTGGACCGCGAAGGCCGCATCAGCGCCGTGAACCAGGCCTTGCGCGCGCGCCTGCCGGCCACCGCCGTGGGGAGCACCCTCCCGGAGGCCTTCCCCACCGCGCCCATGGCCGCGGTGCAGCGGCTGACGGCGATGGTGCTGGCCGCGCGGGACAAGGGCGCCGTGCACAGCCTGCACGGCGAACCGCTCAGCCTCTTCAACGACAAGGACCAGTTCAACGTCCACGCCGTCCCGCTGGAGCACGGCGACGGAGAGGCGAGCACGCTGCTGGTGCTGGAGGACCTGAGCAACGTGCGCATGCTGGAGGACCAACTCCTGCGCGCGGAGAAGCTGGCCACGGTGGGCGTGCTCGCCGCGGGCGTGGCCCATGAAATCGGCACGCCGCTGGGCATCATCCGGGGCCACGCCGAATACATGCTCCAGAAGGTGGGCGGCGTGGAGCACCCGCAGGGCCGGGGCCTCAACTCCATCGTCACGCAGATCGACCGGGTGAGCCGCATCATCCGCCAGCTCCTGGACCTGTCGCGCCTGCAACCCGCGCGGGCCGGCGTCGTCCCCCTGGCGCCGCTCGTGCGGGGCCTCCAGGAGCTGCTCGACGTGGAGGCAGAAAGGCGGCACGTCCACTTCGAGCTGGACGTGCCCGAGCGGCTGCCCAGCCTCGCGGCGGACGCGGATCAACTCCAGCAGGTGCTCCTCAACCTCGCCCTCAACGCCTGTGACGCGTGCAGCCCCGGAGGCCACGTGCGACTGAGCGCCACGACGTGCATGGCGGGAGACACCCCGGCGGTGGAGATCCGCGTCCAGGACGATGGCCGGGGCATCGCGCCGGAGCACCTGCACCAGGTGTTCGACCCCTTCTTCACCACCAAGAAGCGGGGCCAGGGCACGGGCCTGGGACTCAGTGTAGTGGCGCAGATCGTCCGCAACCACGGTGGCCAGGTGGGGGTCGAAAGCGAGCCCGGCCGGGGCACCGTCTTCACGCTGCGGTGGCCGGTGGCCGCCGCGCCCGGCTGGGAGGAACGGCATGCCGTCTAG
- a CDS encoding glutathione peroxidase gives MSQNLYDIPLKGIDGAPRTLGQHKGKVLLVVNVASKCGLTPQYESLQKLYASRQGQGLEVLGFPANNFNGQEPGSEAEIQQFCTLKYDVTFPLYSKISVAGKDKHPLYHALTGAIPDATGDGPMRANLKGYGIKANPKPEVQWNFEKFLIGRDGRVVGRFAPDVTAEDPRLVQAIDAALAKPA, from the coding sequence ATGAGCCAGAACCTCTACGACATCCCCCTCAAAGGCATCGACGGCGCTCCCCGGACGCTCGGTCAGCACAAGGGCAAGGTCCTGCTGGTGGTGAACGTCGCCTCCAAGTGTGGCCTGACGCCCCAGTACGAAAGCCTGCAGAAGCTCTACGCGAGCCGCCAGGGACAGGGCCTGGAGGTGCTGGGCTTCCCCGCGAACAACTTCAATGGGCAGGAGCCGGGCAGCGAGGCGGAGATCCAGCAGTTCTGCACCTTGAAGTACGACGTGACCTTCCCGCTGTACTCGAAGATCTCCGTGGCGGGGAAGGACAAGCACCCGCTCTACCACGCGCTGACGGGAGCCATCCCGGATGCCACGGGCGACGGGCCCATGCGCGCGAACCTCAAGGGCTACGGCATCAAAGCCAACCCGAAGCCGGAGGTGCAGTGGAACTTCGAGAAGTTCCTCATCGGCCGGGATGGCCGCGTCGTGGGCCGCTTCGCTCCGGACGTGACGGCGGAGGATCCGCGCCTGGTCCAGGCCATTGACGCGGCGCTGGCGAAGCCGGCCTGA